The genomic region GAAGCCGGCCGTGATATCGACGAATGGCCGGGCCGAAGCGAAGCGATTGTGCCGACGATCCGCCGAGCGCTCGGCGACGAGGCCACGCTGCTCGTGGATGCAAATAGTGGTTTCTCGCCGGCACGCGCCATCGAGATCGGCCGGCTGCTCGAGGCGCATGGCGTGGTTCATTACGAAGAGCCCTGCCCCTATTGGGAACTCGAACAGACCAAGCAGGTCACCGATGCGCTCGACTTGGACGTGACCGGCGGCGAACAGGATTCCGACTTGCGCATTTGGCGGCGGATGATCGAGATGCGCGCGGTCGATATCGTGCAGCCCGACATCTGCTACGTCGGAGGGGTCGGCCGTATGCTGAGAGTGGCGCGCATGGCCGAGGCCGCGGGCCTGCCGGTGACGCCGCATGCTGCCAATCTGTCCTTGGTGACGCTGTTCACCATGCATGTTCTGGCTGCGATTCCGAATGCCGGGGCTTATCTCGAGCTGTCGATCGAGGGGGCGGATTACTACCCCTGGCAGCAAGGCCTCTTCCGCAACGATCCCTACAAGGTATCCAATGGCACAGTTTCGATTGACGACACCCCGGGATGGGGTGCCGATATCAATCCGGAATGGCTGGCGCGATCGCGCTACCAGATGAGCAAGCTGGATTAGGCGTTGCCTGAGGCCGGAGAGCGATTGTCTCCGGCGGGGGGAGTTGAAGACGGTCATGAGCACAGGCTCGCTGTTCACGGATGATTTCAAGCTTTCGCCCTATTGGTGGGATGCGACGCCAAGGCCCGAGATATCCCCCGGCGACCTGCCCGAGCGCGTGGATGTTGCGGTCATCGGGTCTGGCTATACGGGGCTTTCCGCGGCCTTGCAGACCGCCCGGGGCGGGCGGTCGACCCTCGTGTTCGACGCCGAGGACGCAGGCTGGGGCTGCAGCACGCGCAATGGCGGCCAGATCAGCACCAGTGTCAAACCCAACCTCGCAGAGCTGACGAAACGCCACGGTCCGCAGACGGCGCGCGCGATTCTATCGGACGGAAGGAAGTCCCTGAAGTGGATCGGCGAATTCGTGGCGGAGGAGAACATCGAGTGCTCCTTCGGCGTGGTGGGGCGCTTCCATGCCGCCCATAATACGGCAGCCTTCCGCAACCTGACGGAGTCCTTTGCAACGGAGCCGGAAGAGTTTGAGACGGGCGGCTGGGTTGTGCCGCGATCGGAGCAGAGAGAGGAACTCGGGACGGACGCCTATCATGGCGGCGTGGTCTATCCGCGCCATGCTGTGCTCGACCCCGGAAAGTTTCACCATGGCCTCCTGGAAAGGGTTCTGCAGGCCGGGGCCGCCATCGCGACCCACTGTCCGGTCACCGGCATCGAGCGGATGAAGCAAGGCTTTCGGCTGACCACGCCTCGCGGGATCCTCGAGGCTCGCGACGTCGTGGTCGCTACGAATGGCTACACGGGCAAGATCACGCCATGGCAGCGTCGCCGCGTCATCCCCATCGGCAGCTATGTCATTGCGACCGAGGAGTTGCCGCCAGGAATGGCCGACCGCCTGTTCCCCAAGAACCGCATCGTCTCCGATACCCGAAAGGTGGTCTATTATTATCGGCTCTGCTCCGATCGGCGTCGCATTATCTTCGGTGGCAGGGTCAGCCACGGCGAAACCGACCCCATCAAGAGCGCAGCCAAGCTCAGGGACGAAATTGTCCGACTGTTTCCGGAGCTCGCAAACATTCGGGTCAGCCATTCTTGGATGGGCCTCGTCGCCTACACATTCGACACGCTCGCCCATGCCGGCAAGCATGACGGGCTCCATTACGCAATGGGCTATTGCGGCTCCGGCGTCGCGATGGCGGGATATCTTGGCATGCGGGTTGGCCAGCAGGTCCTCGGCCTGCCGGAGGGCCGCTTGGGCGTCGAGGCAGCACCGTTCCAAACCCGCCCGCTCTACTACGGCTGGCCTTGGTTCCTGGCACCCTCCGTCTCCTATTATCGCTGGCGCGACAGCCGCAACAGATGACACAGCCGGATTGGCATCCAACACCAGATAAAATGGACCTATAGGTGGATGCCAATCGCCCTTAGCTTTGAGATCGGGGCCGACGCTCACGCCATGGACGTATGAAACTACGCCGGTCGGCCGAGATGGAGGGATGCTGCAATGAGATCTCCACGAAGAGGCTTTGTCGTTCTCGGGGCGCTGCTGAGCGTTCTCATGGCGAGCACGGCACAAGCCGAGACGCTTCGGCTGTTGACCTGGGGCAATTATGCACCCGACAAGGTCATCGAAATGTTCGAGAAGAAATATCCGGACATCAAGGTCGAGGTCACCTTCTCGAACAACGAGGAAATGGTGGCCAAGCTACGGGCGACGGGAGGCGCCGGTTTCGATCTCGCCCAGCCGAGCCATGACCGGATTTTCTCGGCTCAGAAGGAATTCAACATCTATAAGCCGATGGATCTGACCAAGATCGATCTTTCGGTCCTGGACGAGAAGCTGCTGGCCGGGGTCAAGGCGAACACCACGATCGACGGCGAGGTCTACGCCGTTCCCCATGAATGGGGCACCTCCGGCATCATGGTCGACAAGACCAAGGCGCCGGAAATCAAGAGCTGGGCCGATCTCTGCGATGAGAAGTACAAGGGCAAGACCTCCATGAGGTTGCGCCGAACCATCCTGCTCGGCACCGCCTTTGCCATGGGCAAGGATCCCTTCGCGGCCTACGGCAATCTGGACGATTACAAGAAGCTCATGGACGAGGTTGCCGAGAAGCTGATCGCCTGCAAGGCGATCGTGAAGACCTATTGGAAGGCCGGGGACGACCTGTCGGCGCTCATGCTCTCGGGCGAAGTCATCGCCTCCGAAACCTGGGATTCGACGGCCTACAAGCTTTATTCCCAAAACCCCAACATCGTCTTCGTGCCGCCGGAGACGGGCGCATTGGCCTGGATCGACACATTCGCCCTGCCGCGCAAGGGCGAAGCGGATGAAGCGGCCTACAAATGGATCAACTTCGTCATGCAGCCCGACATTGTCCCGCTGATGTCGGACAAGAGCGGTGCGGTCGTTGCGGTCAAGGATGGCATCGCGAAGATGCCGGAGGACAAGCGCAAGGCGGTGCAGGCAGCGTTCAAGCCTGAGGACATCGCCAATCTGAAGTTCTTCGCCAACATCCCGCCAGGCCTCGAAGACATCGAGGGCAAGACGCTGGAGAGGATCCAGGCCGCCACGGCCAACTGATCCGGAAGATCCGCGACCTCTCCGCTTGGACGGTGCCGTCCCGCCCAAGCGGAGTTCAACGCCGGTTCCTTGTTCAGGGTATAACCGAGCCCGGCGTGTCGCGGAATACAAGGGGGCCTGGGGGCAGCATGTTCGACCTCGAATGTATCGACGTGACGAAGCGCTTCGGGCCTGTGACCGCTGTCTCCGGCGTTTCTCTGGACGTGCCGAGCGGCACCTTTTTCTCCATTCTCGGCCCCTCGGGCTGCGGCAAGACGACCTTGATGCGCATGATCGCCGGCTTTGAGACCCCGAGCGCCGGCGACATTCGCATCAAGGGCAAATCGGTGGTCGAGACCCCGCCGAACAAGCGCAACGTGAAGATGGTGTTTCAGCACCTGGCCCTGTTTCCGATGATGGATGTCGGGGAGAACATCGCCTATGGCCTTCGCTGTCGTGGCGACGGCAAGGCCGATATCGCGCGCAAGGTGAAGTCGGTGCTCGAGCGGGTCGGCCTGCCCGATGCGGCGGAGAGACAGGTCAATCAGCTCTCCGGCGGCCAGCGCCAGCGTGTCGCGATTGCCCGTTGCATGGTGCTCGAGCCGGACGTCCTGCTGCTCGACGAGCCCCTGGGCGCTCTCGACCTGAAGCTCCGCGAACACATGAAGATCGAGCTCAAACTACTTCAGAGCCAGTTCGACACCACCTTCCTCTATATCACCCACGACCAGTCCGAAGCCCTCGTGATGTCGGATCGTGTCGCCGTGATGAATGCCGGCATCTTCGAGCAGGTGGGCACTCCCCAGGAGCTCTACCATCATCCCCGCAGCAGCTTTGTTGCCGGCTTCGTCGGTGACAGCAATCGCTGGAGCGGTCGCGTCGTGCGGATCGACAAAGCGGTCTGTCAGATAGAACTCGAGGACAAGACCCGGGTCCTGGCGACGGGCCATGATGCGCTGTCCGTCGGTGACCGCGTCGATGTCTTTGTTCGCCCCGAGGCCCTTCGTCTTTCCAGCGAGGAGGCCCAGGACGGTTGCAACCACTTCGTGGGGACGCTGGACAGCCTGCTCTTCAACGGTGCCAATAGCCGGCTGCTTGTCCGCACCGCCAGCGGAATGGTTGAGGTTGACAGTCGTGCCCCATCGGACTCGATCCCTGCCGCCGGATCCCCTATCGCGATCGCCAGTGCGGTGGACAAGACCCTGTGCTTTCCGCAGCGGGACCTCGCATGAACACGGCAGAGACCCGCCGGCTGTCTCTGTTCCTGCTCTTTGCCCCCTTTCTGATGTGGATCGGGCTCCTGATTGTCTTGCCGCAGCTTGGCATTCTTGGCGTGTCCTTGCGCGAAAAGCTGGGGCCGCAGAACTATGCGATCGGCTTTGGCAATTATGCTGACTTTCTGCAGGAGCCCATCTACTGGAACACGCTTCTCAGAACGGCCGTGATGTCGATCATCGTGACCGCGCTCGCCCTCCTCATGGGCTTTCCGATCGCCTACTACATTGCCAAGGTGGCCAGCCGGCGCAGCCGTGCCGGCTTGTTCCTGCTGTGTCTGGTTCCACTCTGGGTCAGTGACCTCGTTCGCGCCTTCGGCTGGATCATCCTCCTGCGCGAGACCGGAATCGTCTCGGTGGCGTTGCAGGCGGCGGGCATGACGGACGGTCCTGTGGAGCTACTCTACAACGACGTCACCATCGTCATGGGTCTTGTCTACACCGTCGTTCTGTTCATGATCGTGCCTCTGGTCTCGACCCTTGACGGCATGGACGACAGCCTGATTGAGGCGGGGCTCAACCTCGGCGGCAATCGGTTCACGGTGTTCCGCCGCATCGTCGTGCCCTATGCCATGCCGGGGATCGTCGCCGGCTGCATCATCGTCTTCATGCTCGCGGCCGGCAGCTATCTCACTCCGGTTCTGCTGGGCGGCAAGAACAGCATGTGGTTCACCGAGCAGATCTACAACCAGTTCATCACGCGCTACAATTGGGAGGCTGGCGCCACCTTCGGAATGCTGCTGCTCGCCTTCACGTCCGTGGTTGTCTGGATCGGGCTGAAGGCGACCGGACAGAGCCTCGGCTCCACGGTCGCGAGGCACTGACCATGAACGTCGCAGCGCCCCAATCGGCAGTGGCCCGTCGTCTTTACCAGGCCTATATGGTGGCCTTCTTCGTCTATCTCGCAGCACCCCTGATCGTCGCGGGCCTGTTTGCCTTCAACGACTCCCTGTTTCCCTCGATGCCCTGGCGCGGCTGGACCCTGGACTGGTTCTTCAACGACACAGAGCCCATGCTCGGCCTCTTTCACGACCGCAGACTGCTGGCGTCCATATGGACCTCGGTCAAAGTGGGCGTGGTCGTTTCGCTGCTCTCCGCGCTGGTTGGCACCTGCAACGCGTTCCTGTTCGAACGTCATGATTTTCCCGGAAAACGATACCTCTATATCCTGATGATCGTGCCGCTCGTCATCCCCGGGGTGATCATGGGCATCGCCATCCTCGTCTTTGCGAGCCTGATCGCCAATGGCGTCGAGGACGGGCTGGGCTTCGACCTCGGCATGCTGCGCCCCGGACTTCCCTTGGTGATCCTGGGTCAGTTCTCTTTTCTCACAACCATCACCTCCCTCATCATCGCCGCGCGGCTGAAGAAATTCGATATCGCCCTGGAAGAGGCAGCTCTCAATCTGGGTGCCAGCCGTCCGCGCGTGCTGCGGACGATCACATTGCCCTATTTGGCACCGGCGATCGTCTCGGCATTCATCGTCGCCTTTCTCGTCTCCTTTGAAAACTTCAACACGACCCTGATGCTCGTTGGCTCGGAAGCGCCTTTGACGATCACCATGTATGACCGCATGGCCAAAGTCGGCTCGACGCCGGTCCTCAATGCCGTGTCCTTCGTCTTGATGGTGGGGTCGGCTCTTCTCGCGCTGCTGAGCGTCTTCGTGCAGCGTCGCGGCGATTGAGCGCTGGGCGAGGCGCCCTCTGAAATGTGCCAGCTTCGCTTTTTTTCCCGCGTCACCTTCGGAGTCCCTGGACCGGCCCGCCAGCTGTGATACGACCTATCAGTTCGCGGAAGTTGCACGATGCACGGTCGTTCTCTCGGCTGCATATGTTCAGGGGTTAACATGCTCGGATGTTTGGACGCTGCCGGCCGATCCGGATCGCATCGCGGCCGGAACTCTCTGGTCGCAGCCCTGTTGGGGATTGTGGTCGTCCTTGTCCTTAGCTCTCCTGCAAGTCAGGCTCAGGGTGCCGGCAGCCCCACCGGGACCATGCGGTCCGAGTTCCGCGAGCCGGTCACCCTGATCAGCAGGGACGGCGTGCTGGAGGTCCGACTGACGGCGCGTCAGGGCGAAGCCGCCCTGGACACGGTCGCCGGTCCCGTGAAGAATTTCCTGCTCTTCAGCTATGAACTCATCCGCGGCACCGCCTCGAATGGCCAGACGTCGGGCGAGAACCTTTACCCGGCGCCGACGCTCCAGGTCTTTCCCGGTGAAAAGCTCATCGTCCATTTGGAGAACGGCCTCAGCGATCTGGCTATCCGGGATTTCTACAGCCCTCAATACACGGCAACCGGCCAGGACGTTCCGCTCTATCCCATTCAGCTGACATCTGCGCCGCTGAACCTCCATGTTCATGGCCTCCATGTCAGCCCCAAGGGCAACTCCGACAATGTCATGATCCACATGCCCGCCGGCACGGCGAATACATACACCTATGACGTGCCCAAGAGCATGCCCCAGGGCGTTTACTGGTATCACAGCCATCTCCACGGCCTCACGGCGGCGCAGGTCTATCTTGGTCTCGTCGGCATGCTTGCCATCGGTCGCACCGATGGCGGCCTGCCCATTGTGACCGAAAACAAGATCCCCATCCGCAACATGCTGCTGCAATACAACTACGTCTTCGACCGCGAGGGCGGACAGGAGGATCTCAACAATCCCTATTGGCCGCAATATGTCAGCACTCTCGTCCCGCCCGAGAAGGACGAGCTTGCAAGCGGCACCTATCGGCCTTTGATGACGCCGATCAACTTCGACAATGCCAAGCCCGGGGCGAAATTCATCACGAACTGGTATGCCGGGCCGCTGTCGATCCGCAATTTCCGGGGCCGGATGCAGTTCATCCCCAGCAACCTCGTCCGCTTCACGTCGTTCAGCGACGACCGGAGCGAGGATGTCCCCGACCGGCCTTCGCTCCCGGACGAGCAGCGCGATGTCCAATTCACCGTGAACGGGCAGTTCCAGCCGGCGATCAAGAGCAAGGCCGGCCAGACCGAGATCTGGGTGCTCGCGAATGTGAGCGACATCGCCTATATGAACGTCCAGCTCACGGAGACCGCCACGGGCAACCACCCCAAGATCGCCATCGTGGGCCAGGACGGCAATCCCTATGGCGCCGTTCACACTCCCCCGACCGATAACGGCACCCGCCTCGTCATCCCACCGGCCAGCCGCTTCGCCATCGCGGTGACGATTCCCGCCGAAGGCGATCTCGTCCTCGAAATTCCCTCCCGCGGCGACGGCGCCAAGACGATCGCCTTGCCGGGTATCGCCTACACCAATAACGGCACCGAGAACCCACCCGCCGTCCTCGGCAGTGTCAGCACGCTGCCTGATGTCATCAGCTATGATGACGGCTTCTTCCTGTTCCCGACCCAGGTCTTGGCGCGTGCCACATCCACCGGAGAGAAGGGCGTGACCACGCCTTTCGTGGAGGGCCAGCCGCTGAACGCCTATACCTCCTTCGTCGAGCTGTCCGGCGCGGCGCCGGACGTCAAGCGCGAGATCAAGATCGGTGGCGGCTTTCTCAATAACATGGCGAGCCAGGCCGATCCGAAATCCTTCGTCTATGCCTTTGACGGCGGCGCTTTTCCCAACGTGCCCCTGGTTCAGCCGCGCCTGAACTCGGTGGAGGAATGGACCTTCGTCAACTTCAACAATGACGAGCATCCGATCCACGTCCATGTGAATGATTTCCAGGTGACCGAATATTTCGATCCCACCACCGGTCTGAGAACCGGCCCGGACAAGTTTGGCGTCGACAATGCGAACGTCCCCGCACCGACCATGCATTCCGACGAATTCGTGGTTCAGCCCGGCCGTCTCAGCATGCGCACCCGCTTCGATGACTATGACGGCCTCTATGTCATGCACTGTCATCGCCTGAACCACGAAGACAACGGCCTCATGGCCCTGATCAACGTGATCCCGGAAATCTCCGCCTATGCGGTGGCGGTCCCCGGCGCGGCCGGCAAGCCTGCCGAAGTGCGAGTCTATGATGGCAATGGCGACAGGCTGCTCGCCACAATCGTGCCCTTCCCCGGCTTCGAAGGCAGTGTGAGCGTCGCCATGGGTGACGCGGATGACGACAGTGTCCTCGACTTGGTCGTTGGCACGGGCGCCGGCCGCACCTCCGAGGTCGTCGCCTTTTCCGGCAAGTCGGCGTTCACGGACGAGATCCTGCGCTTCCAACCCTTCGCCGCCGACGCCCGGGGCGGCATCAGTGTCGCAGTGAGCTCGATCGATGGCGGGACCGGCGACAACATCATCGTGGGCTCGGGGCCGGGCATGGCCAGCGAGGTCCGCGTCTATGGCGGCAAGCAGGCCTCCGGCGCGGCACCGGACCTCTTCTCGTCATTTGCGCCCTATGAAGGGGACACGTCAGGCGTGACCCTGGCGACCGGATTTGTGGATTTCTCCACCGGCCGCAACAGCATCGTCACCGCGCCCGGTGCCGGCACCGAGACCGAGGTGAAGGTTTTCGCCTTCCCGCTGCTGACGCCGCTCGCAAAGAGTGGCCATGGCATGGCCCATGGCGGCAGGGTGAATGAGCCGATCGAGACCTCGAGTTTCAAGCCTTATGGTCAGGAATACAAGGACGGCGTCTCCCTGGCCACCGGTTGGCTCGCCGGGGTCTTCGGCGGGGCGAAGCGGATCATCGTCGGGCAGCTTGGGGGCCGAGGAACGGTCAAGATCTTCTCCAGCGGATCGGCGCTTGACGGGGGACCGTCGATGTATCTGCACAATCCCAATGAGCACGGCCATGGTGCTGGCTTCCGCGAGATCGCCAGCTTCGAGCCCTTCGGCGGCGCGCCCGGCAGTCATGTGGCGGCCACGAGCACCGTCTATGGTGCCAACCTGCTGGTGAGCGGCGGAGCCGCGTCTGGCGCCGGCACCATCGTGAAGTATGACTTTGCAAGGCCCGCTCCCGAGGCGACCACGCTGGAACCTGTTCGCATCGGCGAGGTGGCTGCGACTAAACTCACGCAGCCGGCGGTTCTGGCCGGCAACTGAGAACTCCCCTGACCGACCGCACGCCCATAGCGCGATTCCTGCTGGCGGTTGCCTTCATTCTCGGCGCCTTCAGCCTGAGGACGCATTTCACGAGCATTTCGGTGCTCCTGCCAGAGATCAACCGCGACACGGGCCTCTCCAGTACCGCCGCCGCCTATCTCACGACGCTGCCGGTCCTCTGCCTCGGCCTTTTCGCACCTCTTGCGGCACGATCCTCCGACCGTTTTGGCATGGACCGGACCCTGCTTGCCAGCCTGGTGCTGTTGACCATTGCCCTTGCCGCGCGAGGCACCGGCGAGGCGGCCATCCTCTTTGCCGCATCGATTCTCGCCGGCGCCTGCATCGCCATCGGCAATGTCCTGCTGCCGGCGCTGGTAAAGCGCGACTTCTCCGACCACGTCGCCCTCATGACCAGCCTCTATACCATGGCGATCACCGGCGGGGCCGCGGTGGCCGCCGGTGTCACCGTCCCCCTCGCGGCCGGTCTCGGCGGGAATTGGCATCTGGCTCTGGCGCTGTGGTTCATCCCTGCCCTTCTCGCCGTCATCGTCGCTTCGCCCCTGGCGCGCGGCCGCGATCGCGTCACCACACGCCGGCCCGCTCTCGGTCACTTGTGGAAGAGCGCCCTGGCCTGGCAGGTCACCACCTTCATGGGCCTCCAATCGGGTTTGGCATTCGCGGTCCTCGGCTGGCTTTCCCCCATTCTGCGCGAACGGGGGCTGGACGGCGTCCGCTCGGGCTATGTCCTGAGCGCTCTTGTCGTCGCCCAGGTCGTAAGCTGCCTTCTCGTCCCGCAAATTGCGGTGCGCGGCCGCGACCAGAGAGCCCTCAATGTTGCCCTCGCCGTCACCGCGGTCATCGCCCTTCTGGGCCTGCTCTTCGCCCCCCTGGCGTGGATCTGGCCCCTTGCCATCATTCAGGGTCTCGCCCAGGGGGGCCTTCTCTCGGTTTCCCTGACCATGATCGTGCTGCGCTCGCGCACGCCGCAAGTTGCCGCCCATCTCTCCGGCATGGCTCAGTTCGTGGGCTACATGATCGCGGCACTCGCGCCTTGGCTGATCGGCCTGCTGCATGACTGGACCGGCAACTTTGAAGCCTCAGGCGCGCTGTTCGTGGCCATTTGTACCGGACTGGTGATCAGCGGACTGGGCGCGGGCCGAAGACTTCAGCTCGGAGATGCCGCAAGACCTGCGAGTGCGTTGAACTAAGCCGGCAAGCGTGCTGGAGGAACTCAGGCTCCTCCAATCAGACCCAGATCAGGCTCGATCATGTCCGATGATTGCCTTCACCTCGTGAAACTCCTCGAAGCCGAAGACACCGGCCTCGCGACCATTGCCGGATCGCTTGTAGCCCCCGAAGGGCGCAGTGACGTCCTGGGGCGCCGTCAGGATGGAGTTGAGGTAGATCCGTCCCGCCCGCAGCCTGTGCGCCACCGCCCGCTCCTCTTCTACGCTGCCGCCCCAGACATAGCCCGACAGCCCGTAGATGGTGTCGTTGGCGATCTCGACAGCCTCGTCGACATCGCTGTAGCTGGTCATCACCAGGACCGGTCCGAAAATCTCCTCGCGGGCAATGGTCATCTCCGGCGTGACATCGGCAAAGATCGTCGGGCGGACATAATAGCCACTGTCCAGTCCCTCCGGCCGGTCGGGTCCGCCGGTGACGAGGGTTGCGCCCTCCTGAATTCCGATTCGGATGTAGTTCTGCACCCGGATGAACTGGTTTTCGCTGACGACCGGCCCGATCCGGGACTCGTCCGAACGGGGGTCGCCCACGGTGACGCTCTCGGCGGCCCGTTTGGCGATCGCGACGGCTTCGTCACGCTTGTCCTTGTGGACGAGCATGCGGGTGGGCGCCTGACACGATTGCCCTGAATTCATGAAGGCGCGGATCACGCCGGCCGGCACAGCTTGCGCCAGGTCGGCTCCGGGAAGCAGGATATTCGCCCCCTTGCCCCCCAGTTCCTGACAGACCCGCTTCACGGTGTTCGCCGCCGATTGCGCGACTTTGATGCCCGCAACAGTCGATCCGGTGAAGGACACCATGTCGATGCCCGGATGTGCGGAAATGGCCTCGCCGACGCCGGGTCCATCGCCATTGATCAGGTTGAAGACGCCTTTCGGAAGGCCGGCATCCCGCAGCACCTCAGCGAACAGGACAGCGCTCAGCGGCGCCATTTCGCTGGGTTTGCACACGCTGGTGCAGCCGGCGGCGATGGCCGGCGCCAATTTGGCCGCGATCTGGTTGATCGGCCAGTTCCAGGGGGTGATGAAGCCGCACACGCCGATGGGTTCGCGCACGATCTTCGTGGTCCCCATCATGGACTCGAACTTGAAGTCCGACAGCACCTTAATCTGTTCGCGGAAGTGGTTCATCGAGGTCTCGACCTGGACCACTTTGGCGAACCAGAGCGGTGAGCCCATCTCGATCATGATGGCATGCGCCAGTTCGTCGTAGCGCCGGCCCATTTCGTCCACGATGCGCTGCAGCAGAGCGAGCCTGTCCTCGCGACTGGCCGCCGAAAAGGCCGGAAACGCGCGCCGTGCTGCGGCGACAGCCTTGTCCACATCGGCAGCGCTCCCGAGGCTGATCTGCTCGGCGACCTGTTCGTTGGCCGGGTTCACGACATCGAAGAGTCGGGGCTCGACGGGGGCCACCCACTCGCCGTCAATGAAGAACTTGGTGAAATCGGTCATCGGTACCCCAACTTGGCTGCCTGAGCTCGGACTGTCATTTTGTCTGACAATATAGGAATATCAAGTTTCCCTTGTCGACTCCAATGCGCAGTTAAGTGCAGAGCCCTTCCCGCCCCGCCAACCTCATGGCCGAACAACAGAATGCCTTCACTTGAAGGCGGCACATGTCCGATCCGACATCACTTCACACCGAAATCTGTGCTCGCCAGCCGGCCGTTACGATTGTGAGTCGGAGCGATTTCCCTTGCCCAGATCGGTCTTTGCCCGGTGATCCTTGTCAAGCTTCTCCAGGCTTTCGATCACGCCGTCGGTGTCCAACTTCACGTCCGGCACGGCCTGCCGTTGATTATGGACGTTGCTTTGGTCGTTTCCTTGCAGGCTGTTCCGGCCCATCCGCTCGTTTGCAATGTCGGTCTCGCCGAGTTGTCCCGGCTTCTTGTCGTGAGGGTTAGCCATCATTCTCTCCTTCATCCGTTGAAAACCCAACGAAGGGCTGCGGCGTCGGTTCCAACGGTAAACAGGAGGAAAGCCAGCTCAGATGATGCGAATGCCTTCCGCCGCGAGACCAGCTCCGATCCTGCGGGTCGAGATTTCGAATGGCGAAAAACAGGGGGAGTACGCCTCCGCGACCCGCGTGCCGGCCCTCGTTTCATTGGGCAGGCCCCGTGGATCCCTCGACGACCCTGACATGAGAAAAGTTCCAGCAGTCGGCAACGACGGGCATATCGGGCACCGATGACCAAGGTCAAAGGCTCGAACACCATGCCTGATCCGGCTTTCGCCATTACCACCGAGGAGCAGCTCCGAGCGCTCTATTCAGAGCCGAGCCCCCGCGTGCGCAAATAAGCTCATCGATCACGTTGATCATTATTGCCGGCTGCTGATCGAACGATCGCCCTTTCTGGTGATGGCGACTCGCGGCTCCTGAGGGCCTCGATTGCTCACCTAAGGGGGATGAGCCGGGTTTTGTTCGCGTTGTCGACGACAAGACCCTGATGATAGCCGACCGTCCGCGGAACAACCGCGTCGACGGCTTGCGCAATCTCCTGCACGATCCGAACGTGGGGCTGATCTTCCTTATTCCAGGCATGCGCGAGACCCTGCGCATCAACGGTTATGCCTCGATCACGGCCGATCCGGCCCTTCTTGCCGACATGGCGAAGGATGGGGCTCCGGCGAAGGCGATTAGGGTGGTGCATGTCGAAGGACGATACCCGCTAGCCGATCTGCGCAGCGTCGCATCTTTGTGGTCTCAGTGGTACTTCCTGGCCTTGCTTGTTCCGACCGCCCTGTCGGCCATGCTTCTCGGACGCTCGCCTGACCCCGGCTTGAAGCGGCTCAGGCTCTTCCTGGATCCTCAGAACGATCATCCTGCGGCAATCGGCTTTGATGGCGCCATACTGGGCGCGGAATGCATGGAGGACTGGCTGACGACCGTGATCGGGTCTCATCTCCAACCCTTCATTTGATCTCTGGTGGAGCAGACGGGCCTGGCCCCCCGCCTCCTCTGGCACAATGCCGGCACCTATCTCGATTGGGCCGCTAAGGCCGCGGAACGACGCTCGCCGGGAAGCGGGGATTCGCTGCTGCGGCTCCTGGCGTCTGAATCGCCTCCGGGCCAGCGCTGCAACCCCTTTTTTCGCGCCGTCTCTAGACAGCGGCACGGAGATGAGACCGTCCGCATCCGATCAGTCTGCTGCCTGCGTTATCTCGTAACCGGCGTCGAAGATTGCGGAAGTCTCTGCCCTGT from Rhodoligotrophos appendicifer harbors:
- a CDS encoding ABC transporter permease, whose translation is MNVAAPQSAVARRLYQAYMVAFFVYLAAPLIVAGLFAFNDSLFPSMPWRGWTLDWFFNDTEPMLGLFHDRRLLASIWTSVKVGVVVSLLSALVGTCNAFLFERHDFPGKRYLYILMIVPLVIPGVIMGIAILVFASLIANGVEDGLGFDLGMLRPGLPLVILGQFSFLTTITSLIIAARLKKFDIALEEAALNLGASRPRVLRTITLPYLAPAIVSAFIVAFLVSFENFNTTLMLVGSEAPLTITMYDRMAKVGSTPVLNAVSFVLMVGSALLALLSVFVQRRGD
- a CDS encoding multicopper oxidase domain-containing protein, whose translation is MLGCLDAAGRSGSHRGRNSLVAALLGIVVVLVLSSPASQAQGAGSPTGTMRSEFREPVTLISRDGVLEVRLTARQGEAALDTVAGPVKNFLLFSYELIRGTASNGQTSGENLYPAPTLQVFPGEKLIVHLENGLSDLAIRDFYSPQYTATGQDVPLYPIQLTSAPLNLHVHGLHVSPKGNSDNVMIHMPAGTANTYTYDVPKSMPQGVYWYHSHLHGLTAAQVYLGLVGMLAIGRTDGGLPIVTENKIPIRNMLLQYNYVFDREGGQEDLNNPYWPQYVSTLVPPEKDELASGTYRPLMTPINFDNAKPGAKFITNWYAGPLSIRNFRGRMQFIPSNLVRFTSFSDDRSEDVPDRPSLPDEQRDVQFTVNGQFQPAIKSKAGQTEIWVLANVSDIAYMNVQLTETATGNHPKIAIVGQDGNPYGAVHTPPTDNGTRLVIPPASRFAIAVTIPAEGDLVLEIPSRGDGAKTIALPGIAYTNNGTENPPAVLGSVSTLPDVISYDDGFFLFPTQVLARATSTGEKGVTTPFVEGQPLNAYTSFVELSGAAPDVKREIKIGGGFLNNMASQADPKSFVYAFDGGAFPNVPLVQPRLNSVEEWTFVNFNNDEHPIHVHVNDFQVTEYFDPTTGLRTGPDKFGVDNANVPAPTMHSDEFVVQPGRLSMRTRFDDYDGLYVMHCHRLNHEDNGLMALINVIPEISAYAVAVPGAAGKPAEVRVYDGNGDRLLATIVPFPGFEGSVSVAMGDADDDSVLDLVVGTGAGRTSEVVAFSGKSAFTDEILRFQPFAADARGGISVAVSSIDGGTGDNIIVGSGPGMASEVRVYGGKQASGAAPDLFSSFAPYEGDTSGVTLATGFVDFSTGRNSIVTAPGAGTETEVKVFAFPLLTPLAKSGHGMAHGGRVNEPIETSSFKPYGQEYKDGVSLATGWLAGVFGGAKRIIVGQLGGRGTVKIFSSGSALDGGPSMYLHNPNEHGHGAGFREIASFEPFGGAPGSHVAATSTVYGANLLVSGGAASGAGTIVKYDFARPAPEATTLEPVRIGEVAATKLTQPAVLAGN
- a CDS encoding CynX/NimT family MFS transporter, encoding MLGAFSLRTHFTSISVLLPEINRDTGLSSTAAAYLTTLPVLCLGLFAPLAARSSDRFGMDRTLLASLVLLTIALAARGTGEAAILFAASILAGACIAIGNVLLPALVKRDFSDHVALMTSLYTMAITGGAAVAAGVTVPLAAGLGGNWHLALALWFIPALLAVIVASPLARGRDRVTTRRPALGHLWKSALAWQVTTFMGLQSGLAFAVLGWLSPILRERGLDGVRSGYVLSALVVAQVVSCLLVPQIAVRGRDQRALNVALAVTAVIALLGLLFAPLAWIWPLAIIQGLAQGGLLSVSLTMIVLRSRTPQVAAHLSGMAQFVGYMIAALAPWLIGLLHDWTGNFEASGALFVAICTGLVISGLGAGRRLQLGDAARPASALN